In Granulicella mallensis MP5ACTX8, the sequence CTGGCGCTGGTGGCTGAGTTGATCTCAGGAGAGATCGCTCGCCTGCTGGGCCTGCGCGTTCCGGAGATTGTCTTCGTACAGATCGATTTTGCGCTGGGAAGGAATGAGCCGGATGCAGAGATTCGCGATCTGCTGAAGGCTTCTGTCGGTCAGAACATTGGTCTTGAATATCTGCCTGGAGCAACGACCTTCGATCCGGCGGCGGGCGATGAAGCCTCCTCATCGATAGCTTCTCTGTGTGTCTGGCTCGATGCCTTTGTATTGAACGTAGATCGCACCGCCCGCAACGCGAACCTCCTGCTGTCGGAGGGGACGTTGTGGTTGATCGATCATGGAGCCTCGCTGTACTTTCATCACAACTGGCCGACCGCGAAGGAAAAGGCTGTCTCAAGGTTTGAGCCGATTCGCGAACACATTCTTCTGCGCTGGGCCGGAGACATCGCGGCTGCTTCCCATACGGCGCACGCGAGCCTGACGGAGACAAAGCT encodes:
- a CDS encoding HipA family kinase; protein product: MLRSVNGIRYVTPLREGGSLPAIVEADDGRMYVVKFRGAGQGALALVAELISGEIARLLGLRVPEIVFVQIDFALGRNEPDAEIRDLLKASVGQNIGLEYLPGATTFDPAAGDEASSSIASLCVWLDAFVLNVDRTARNANLLLSEGTLWLIDHGASLYFHHNWPTAKEKAVSRFEPIREHILLRWAGDIAAASHTAHASLTETKLNEILRLLPDEWLILESDEVTPSQRREAYRDFLLRRLEASNIFEQEMIHARSQLV